A genomic window from Borreliella mayonii includes:
- the bdr gene encoding Bdr family repetitive protein, which produces METVSTNIASVTQEQIYKEFIRLGMEQLIAQDLSKRYYHNELTYRDLENLEKQFDIKFDNLVSKIDNAKSELNTKIDNVEKNLQKDISNLDIKIDAVEKNLHVKIDAIKSELNTKIDNVEKNLNAKIDTVEKNLNTKIDNVEKNLMSLSEMLKWVLGIMGAMSITMIAGLIFAFISK; this is translated from the coding sequence ATGGAAACAGTGTCAACAAATATTGCAAGTGTAACTCAAGAACAAATATATAAAGAATTTATTAGACTGGGCATGGAACAATTAATAGCACAAGATTTATCTAAAAGATATTATCACAATGAACTAACATATAGAGATTTAGAAAATTTAGAAAAACAATTTGATATAAAATTTGATAATCTTGTTTCTAAAATAGATAATGCCAAAAGTGAACTTAATACCAAGATAGATAATGTAGAAAAGAATTTACAAAAGGATATATCTAATTTAGACATCAAGATTGATGCCGTAGAGAAGAATTTACATGTTAAGATTGATGCTATTAAAAGCGAACTTAATACTAAGATTGACAATGTGGAAAAGAATTTAAATGCCAAAATAGATACTGTAGAAAAGAATTTAAACACTAAAATAGACAATGTTGAAAAGAATTTAATGTCTCTTTCAGAAATGCTTAAATGGGTATTGGGAATTATGGGAGCAATGTCTATAACAATGATAGCCGGGCTAATATTTGCTTTCATTTCTAAATAG
- a CDS encoding Mlp family lipoprotein codes for MKIINILFCLFLLMLNSCNSNDTNTSQTKSRQKRDLTQKEEVQQEKPKSKEDLLREKLSEDQKTHLDWLKTALTADGEFDTFLQHDESKIKTALDHIKKELDKCNGNDEGKNNFKQVVQGALNKGTDIDNFASNATTTCNIGG; via the coding sequence ATGAAAATTATCAACATATTATTTTGTTTATTTTTACTAATGCTAAACAGCTGTAATTCTAATGATACTAATACTAGCCAAACAAAAAGTAGACAAAAACGTGATTTAACCCAAAAAGAAGAAGTACAACAAGAAAAACCAAAATCTAAAGAAGACCTGCTTAGAGAAAAGCTATCTGAAGACCAAAAAACACATCTTGACTGGTTAAAAACCGCTTTAACTGCTGATGGCGAATTTGATACATTTTTACAACATGATGAATCTAAAATCAAAACAGCACTTGACCATATAAAAAAAGAACTTGATAAATGCAATGGAAATGATGAGGGAAAAAATAACTTCAAACAGGTGGTTCAAGGGGCCCTTAACAAGGGTACAGACATAGATAATTTTGCAAGCAATGCAACTACTACATGCAATATTGGTGGCTAA
- a CDS encoding ERF family protein, giving the protein MTNILNKNNQEIQNNIQAKISFRKDMKTLKMNLPGIDKSLKGYGYKYQNFNEIVEEIENVIYKHNLELDFEQYPISKFVDGQKEHVIRTTFYSTSTGYEFSFDTPMLTENLQWNNESGSKNVVNTVPQLVGSAITYFKRYALVACLYIKSEVDTDAAPIYNNYENENSMPSKQVSVNQKQEQKKDINQEKNQLNNFNKNLKSGKAYCYEIFRDALFNIKNWVNEGEEKNNINALIRALCTDNDDALEDLFEKNAELKSIEYWVNILKKYFNKTNRFDDLNKLKVFMSDNRDVYKTKVLKFFCMLKKERQFNYIFAV; this is encoded by the coding sequence ATGACAAACATATTAAACAAAAATAATCAAGAAATACAAAATAATATTCAAGCAAAAATAAGCTTCAGAAAAGATATGAAAACCCTAAAAATGAATTTACCAGGGATTGACAAAAGTCTTAAAGGGTATGGATACAAATATCAGAATTTCAATGAAATAGTAGAAGAAATTGAAAACGTTATTTATAAGCACAATTTAGAGCTTGATTTTGAGCAATATCCAATATCTAAATTTGTAGATGGTCAAAAGGAGCATGTTATTAGAACCACATTCTACAGCACAAGCACTGGATATGAATTTTCTTTTGATACACCAATGCTTACAGAAAACTTACAATGGAACAATGAAAGCGGGTCTAAAAATGTTGTAAATACAGTACCACAACTAGTTGGATCAGCTATTACTTATTTCAAAAGGTATGCTTTAGTTGCATGTCTTTATATAAAAAGTGAAGTGGATACTGATGCAGCACCTATTTACAATAATTATGAAAACGAAAATTCTATGCCTAGCAAGCAAGTTAGTGTTAATCAAAAACAAGAACAAAAAAAGGACATAAATCAAGAAAAAAATCAACTAAACAACTTTAATAAAAACTTAAAATCTGGCAAGGCTTATTGCTATGAAATTTTTAGAGACGCACTGTTTAATATAAAAAATTGGGTAAATGAAGGTGAAGAAAAAAATAATATAAATGCTCTTATTCGGGCATTATGTACTGATAATGATGATGCTTTAGAGGATCTTTTTGAAAAGAATGCTGAGCTTAAGAGTATAGAATATTGGGTAAATATTCTAAAAAAATATTTCAATAAAACTAATAGATTTGATGATCTAAATAAGCTTAAAGTATTTATGTCTGATAATCGAGACGTTTATAAAACAAAAGTATTAAAATTCTTTTGCATGTTGAAAAAAGAAAGACAATTTAATTATATATTTGCAGTATAG